In the Streptomyces sp. 3214.6 genome, TCGAACCGCTCGTCGTCGCCGGTGTAGACGACGGGCCGCCCGTCGTCGGTGAGCCGCACGGTCGCCGCCTCGTGCTTGAAGCGTCCGAGGGCGGTGTGCTTACGGGGCGTGGACGTCGGGTCGTACGGGTCGAACTCGACGACGTACCCGAACCGGTGCACCTCGTTCGGCTCCTGAGCGACGTCGAAACGCTTGTCGAAGCGTTCCCACTTGCGCTCGGTCGCGCCGGTGCCGATCCCGTACCGCTTGTCGGTGGCGCGGCTGCTGTTGGCGAAGTACTGGTTGAAGTTCTCCTCGCCGTGCAGCGTCGTGCCCCAGGGGGTGGTGCCGCCGGAGCAGTTGTTGAGCGTGCCGAGGACCTTGGTGCCGGTCGGGTCGACGGACGTCCTGAGCAGGTCCGACCCGGCGGCGGGGCCGGTGAGCCGGAACTCGGTGGTGGCGGTGACGCGACGGTTCAGGTGGTGGCGGGGGACGGCGGTCAGCTTCCCTGTCCGCCGGTCCTCCTCCACCACGACGGCCGTCAGACCGTGCGCCGCCCAGGCGACCTCGACCTGCTGCCGGGTGGGGTTGGCGGGGTCGTAGCCGCGGAACATCAGGATCTCGTTGGTGTACTCGTGGTTGGCGACGAGCAGCTGCCGGTCGCACTCACCGGGCAGGGGCAGCAGCGCCAGGAAGTCGTTGTTGTACCCGAACTGTCCGGCCTGGGCCGCGGCGGTCTGCTTCTCCGGGTCGAAGGCGGGGGCCCCGCGCAGAATGGGCTCGCCCCAGCGGATGACGACGTTCTGCCGGTACCCGTCGGGGACGGTGACCGCGTCGGCGGTGTTCGGCGCGACGGCGGTGAAGCGAAGCCCGCGAGCGCTCTTGCCGGAAGGATTTCCGGAAGGCTTTCCGGGATGCTTGCCGGACGTCGTCGCCGCCGCGCCCGGCGTGGCGGCGGCCGGCAGCGCCCCGGCGACACCGGCCGTCCCGGCGGCGGCCGCGACGGTGACGACCGCCGCGGTGCGCATCATGGCGCGGCGGCCGAGCGCCCCGACGATGACATCGCCGACGTATGCGTTGTCGCTGGTGTTGGGCACCTCGTGGAAGCAGGCGTCACCACACCGGAAACGGCAGGTCATGGCGGATCGCCCGCCGGGATGCGAGCCGGACGGAGTCCCGATGATCGGCAGTAGCTTGCGCACCTTTACTCTCCCCTTGCGTTCCCTTGGTATCAGCGTGACCGTAGGGGTACGCATGTGCGGATGCACTGCTGCGGGATGAACGGAAGGTGAATCCCCGGCTGCCAGAAGGGTGTTGCGCTTGCGCGGAGGGGGTGCCGAGGCGGTATTGACACACCCGGATTCCTTGCACTCACCCCTGCCCAAGATCACCCCCCGGGGCCGCTAACCTTACGTGTCCGTCCTGGCCAGGGATTTACGGGCTTCAACTCACGCGAAGGGTTGCGCACATGGGCATTCTCACTCTCCTGCGGAACGCGTTCGGACGGTCACGCAAGGAGCGGGCCGCCGAGGCGGAGGGTGCGGAACAGGTTCCTTCGCAGGAACAGACCGCTTCCGAGGAGCGGGACCAGCAGTCGAACAGCACCGACCTCACGACGACACCGTCGGCGACGACATCGACGACGGTGCCGTCGTCCACGACGCCGACGCCGGAACCGACGGTCCCGTCCCCCTCCCCCGAACCCACCCCGAGGCCCACCCCGACGGCCCAGGTCCCGGAACCCCGCCCGGCGACCAGCGACGAGCACGACCTCGTCGCAGCGGCCTTCGACAACGTCACGGTCCCCAAGCCGACAAGGTCCACAGCATCCACGCCGACGCCGACGCCGACGCCTCCGGCGGACGCGGAGACGAAGGCTGAGACGGAGACCACCTCCGAGCCAGAGGCAGAGGTGGCAGCTGAGGCGACTGAGGCGACTGAGGCTGAGGACACGGCTGAGGCCGAGGCTGAGGAACCGGCGGCCGAGATGGTCACGGCCAAGCCCACAGTGGACGAGCCCACAGTGGACGAGCCGACAGTGGACGAGCCCACAGTGGACGAGCCCACGGCCGAGACCGAGGCGGAGCCCACGGCGGACGTCGAGGCCGAGGCGGAGCCGGACACCGAGGCCACGGTCGAGGAGCCCGAGCCGGTCGCAGCCGCAACGGCGACGGAACCGGAGACCCAGGCCACGGCCGAGGAGCCCGCCGAGACCGAAACCGTCCCGGAAACGGACTCGGAGCCGAACGCAGAGGCGACGCCCGAGCCCGCCGCAGAGCAGCCCACACCGGAAACGGCGACGGCCGCCGCCCCGAAGACCGAGGCGGAGGAAGCCGCGCCGGAAGCGGACACCCAGCCCGAGCCGGTGGCGGAGGAGACCGCGCCGGAAACGGACACCCAGCCCGAGCCGGTGGCGGAGGAGACCGCGCCGGAAGCAGACACCCAGCCCGAGCCGGTGACGGAGGAGACCGCGCCGGAAGCGGACACCCAGCCCGAGCCGGTGACGGAGGAGACCGCGCCGGAAGCAGACACCCAGCCAGAGCCGCTCGCAGCCGCGACGGCGACGGACCCGGAGACCGTCACCGAGCCGCCGGCGGAAGAACCCGCACCCGAAGCGACCACCGACCCCGAGCCAGTCGCAGCCGCGACGGCGACGGACCCGGAGACCGAGGCCTCGGCCGAGGAGCCCGAGCCGGAAACGGCGACGGACGCCACCCCGGACACCGACGCCGAGCCGGTCGCAGCCGCGACAGCGGCGGAGGGCGAGGGCGAGGCGGAGCTGTCCGAGCTCGTGCCTGTGGCCGCGGCGGAGTCGGGTGGGCCCGCGGTCGCCGACGATGAGGACACCCCGCAGGGGGTCACGGACGGTGAGGACGCCCCGCAGGGGGCCCTTGCCGTCGCGGGTGAGGGGACGACGGGAGAAGGCGGAGCCGGTCTCGGCGGTCAGGCCCCGCAGGGCCTCGCCACCGCCTACCAGGCAGCCGCCACCGTCCTGGAGGCGACCCACCTCACCGGCACCCGAGCGAAGCTCTACCTCGTGCTGGACCGCTCCGCGAGCATGCGCCCGTACTACAAGGACGGCTCCGCCCAGGCCCTCGCCGAGCAGACCCTCGCCCTCGCCGCCCACCTGGACCCCGAGGACACGAAGGTCCCGGTCGTCTTCTTCTCCACCGAGGTCGACGGCACCGCCGACCTCACCCTCACCGACCACGAGAACAAGATCGACGACGTCCACGCCGGCCTCGGCCGCATGGGCCGTACCAGCTATCACGTCGCCGTCGAAGCCGTCCTCGCCCTGCACGAGAAGTCCTCCGACCCGACCGCCCCCGCCCTGGTGGTGTTCCAGACGGACGGCGCGCCGGACGCGAAGACCCCCGCCACCCAGTCCCTCACGGAGGCGGCGAAGAACCACCCCGCCGTCTTCTTCTCCTTCGTCGCCTTCGGTGACCCGGAGAACAAGGCGTTCGACTACCTCCGCAAGACGAAGCTGGCCAACACGTCCCACTTCCTGGCCGGCGAGACCCCGCGCGAGCTCACGGACGCGGAGGTCTACGAGGGCATCCTGGCGACCTGGCGTCCCTGACCTCGTAGATCACCCGGGCCGCCCCTTCCCACCCCTTAAAACGGGAGGCGGGCGGCCCACCCATGTCGGCTACGATTTCAAGTTCAAGGCTCACAAGCACACCACCGCACGACACACCCCCGCACGACCGACCTGGGAGCAGCCCCCGATGGCTCGACACCTCATCACCAGCGCCCTTCCGTACATCAACGGAATCAAGCACCTGGGCAACATGGTGGGGTCCATGCTCCCGGCGGACGTGTACTCCCGCTACCTCCGCCAGCGCGGTCACGACGTCCTGTACATCTGCGCGACCGACGAGCACGGCACCCCCGCCGAGCTGGCCGCGAAGGAGCAGGGCCTCCCCGTGGCGGAGTTCTGCGCGCAGGCGCACGACGCGCAGAAGGCGGTCTACGACGGCTTCGCGCTCGCCTTCGACTACTTCGGCCGGAGTTCCTCCCCGCAGAACGTCGAGATCACCCAGCACTTCGCCCGCCGCCTCAACGAGAACGGCTTCATCGAGGAGCGGGCGATCCGCCAGGTGTACTCCCCGACCGACGGCCGTTTCCTCCCGGACCGCTACGTCGAGGGCACCTGCCCCCACTGCGGCTACGACAAGGCCCGCGGCGACCAGTGCGAGAACTGCACCCGCGTCCTGGACCCGACCGACCTGATCAACCCCCGCTCGGCGATCTCCGGCTCCACCGACCTCGAGGTCCGTGAGACCAAGCACCTCTTCCTCCTCCAGTCGAAGCTCCAGCACGAGGTCGAGGAGTGGGTGTCCCGCCATGAGGCGGACTGGCCGCAGCTGGCCTCCTCCATCGCCCGCAAGTGGCTGACCGAGGGCCTGCACGACCGCGCCATCACCCGCGACCTCGACTGGGGCGTCCCGGTCCCGGCCGACACCTGGCCGGAGCTGGCGGCCGAGGGCAAGGTCTTCTACGTCTGGTTCGACGCCCCGATCGAGTACATCGGCGCGACGAAGGAGTGGTCGGACCTCGACCCGGAGAACCGCGACTGGAAGTCCTGGTGGTACGAGGCGGACTCCGGCGAGAACCCCGTGCGCTACACGGAGTTCATGGCCAAGGACAACGTCCCGTTCCACACGGTGATGTTCCCTGCCACGGAGCTCGGCGTGCGCGAGCCGTGGAAGAAGGTCGACTACGTCAAGGCCTTCAACTGGCTGACGTACTACGGCGGCAAGTTCTCCACGTCCCAGAAGCGCGGCGTCTTCACCGACCAGGCGCTGGACATCCTCCCGGCCGACTACTGGCGCTACTTCCTGATCGCCAACGCCCCCGAGTCGGACGACTCGTCGTTCACCTGGGAACACTTCACCGCCACGGTGAACAAGGACCTCGCCGACACCCTCGGCAACTTCGTCAACCGCGTCCTGTCCTTCTCCAAGAAGCGCTTCGGCGAGGAGGTCCCGGCGGGCAGCGCGCCCGGCGAGGCGGAGACGAAGCTCGGCGAGCAGATCGCGGAGCTGCTCGCCGAGTACGAGTCGCAGATGGAGGCGCTCCAGTTCCGCAAGGCGGCCGCCGCGCTGCGCGCGCTGTGGTCCGCGGGCAACTCCTACCTGGAGGAGAAGGCCCCCTGGCTGGAGATCAAGACGGACAAGGACGGCGCGGCCCTCACCCTGCGCACGGCGATGAACCTGATCCACCTCTACGCGGTGGTCTCGGAGCCCTTCATCCCGTCGACGGCGAAGACCATGCGCGAGGCGTTCTCGCTGTCCGACGACACCGCGACCTGGGTGACGCCGGACGAGGCGAAGGCCCTCACCACCGTTCCCGCCGGCACCCCCTTCACGGTCCCGCCGGTCCTCTTCGCCAAGCTCACGGACGAGGACCTTCAGGCGTACAAGGAGCGCTTCGGCGGCACCGAGGGCTGAGTGGTAAAGGAGAAGATGTAGAGGAAAAGGCGAAGGGCTTCCCCCAGCTTCGGCATGTATTCGCCAAGCCGTATGGTTTCCGCCATGGAGGTACCCGAGGTCATCCCGATCGCCTACCAGCCGAAGCACCGCACCGAGTCCATCGGACGGTACGCGGACGGCCAGTTCCTCGCGTCGGTCACATACGCCTTCCCTCAGGGTTTCCGCCTCGACGACGGCTGGGAAGAGCACAAACGCCTCTACACCGTGCTGCACACCTTCGACGCCGAGGGCTACTACCGGGCCTCGGACATCTGGTGCGCCGGCACCTGGGCGGCGCAGCAGCGCGCCCCGCACGGTGAGGACTCCGTCCTCACCCGGGCCCGCGTCCGTCTGGCGACGCTGCTGCGCAGCCTGCCCCGCCGCTCCTACACGGACATCGCGATCCGCCCCTTCCAACTCACCTACGAGAACGTCCTGTTCGGCCTGGTGATCAGGAAGGACGAGGACGAGGACGGCACTCCCGAAGCCTGGGCGGAGCTCTACCCGGACCGCCTCGCCTTCGCCGAACCGTGGGACGGCACGTACGACACCTGACGGGCGAGCGCCTCTCGGAAAACCCGCGCCTCACGGCGCACGCCATGGGCATACTCCACCTGGCACTTGTTCGACGGGGTGGTCGGGGGGCGGGCGAACGCGGTGGACTTGACGTCCTGGGCTGACTGGATACGCGCTTTCCTGGGCGCGGTCGTGGCGTACGCCATGACGATGGGGGTGTGGCGGCTGGTCGCGAGGGCAGCCGCCTTCCGCGATCCGCACCGGCACACGGGACGCCGGATGGCGCTCGTGCCGCGCTCAGCCGTCCGGCCGCACACGCAGGACGTCCGTCGCCGGCTACGCGGTGCGCTGGCGGTGCGCCGCTATCTGGGCGTGGCCGCCGCGCCACCGTCCGACCGGCTGCTGCGCCCTCTGGTGGAGGCGGACCGCTCGGCACGCGTCCTTGCGGCGGGCCGCAGGGTGTGGAGCCTGGCGGTACCGATCGCCCTCGCCCTGTGCGGCTTCCTGCTCGGGGCCTGGCTGATCGTCAGCGAGTACTTCTACGACGGTCCGGTCATGGAACTGCTGCCGGACCTCTACTCCTCCTTGGACCAGTTTCTCGGCGGGGACGGCTGGTACGACCAGGGCAGCGATTACTGCGCCTCCTGGTCCCTGCTGACCGGATGCGAGGCGGACGCCGAGCCCTGGTGGAACGGCGTCGATGCGGGGCCGCTCTTCGGGTTCGCCCTTGCGCTGCCCGTGGCGGCGTGGCGTCTACGGCGCGCGGCGTTGCGGAGTTTCGCCCTCTGGGCACGGCAGGAGCCTCCCCTGCCGGCCTGCCTGGACGCGCTCGCCGCCTGCCGCGACATGTTGCGGGCGTCGGCGACGCCCCCGGAAGCCACCGTCCTCGACCTGCGCGTCGCCGAACTCCGCGCCGCGCTCAGGGACTTCGCCCAGGACGGCCTCCCCGTCGACGAGGACCGGCGGGCCGAACTGGAGGCGCACAC is a window encoding:
- a CDS encoding PhoX family protein, whose protein sequence is MRKLLPIIGTPSGSHPGGRSAMTCRFRCGDACFHEVPNTSDNAYVGDVIVGALGRRAMMRTAAVVTVAAAAGTAGVAGALPAAATPGAAATTSGKHPGKPSGNPSGKSARGLRFTAVAPNTADAVTVPDGYRQNVVIRWGEPILRGAPAFDPEKQTAAAQAGQFGYNNDFLALLPLPGECDRQLLVANHEYTNEILMFRGYDPANPTRQQVEVAWAAHGLTAVVVEEDRRTGKLTAVPRHHLNRRVTATTEFRLTGPAAGSDLLRTSVDPTGTKVLGTLNNCSGGTTPWGTTLHGEENFNQYFANSSRATDKRYGIGTGATERKWERFDKRFDVAQEPNEVHRFGYVVEFDPYDPTSTPRKHTALGRFKHEAATVRLTDDGRPVVYTGDDERFDYFYKFVGSKRMKKGSSRAVREHNLSLLDEGTLYVARLTGDSPAVEIDGTGKLPADGEFDGGGEWIPLATATAEGAVSHVEGMSAEEVFVFTRLAGDKVGATKMDRPEDIQPSPVTGKVYVVLTNNTNRGVGANAKADEANPRNANKHGHILELTERRGRPESTTFAWSLFLVAGDPDDPATYFAGFPKDDVSPISCPDNVAFDPHGNLWISTDGSQLGSHDGLFGVATRGARRGELKQFLTVPTGAETCGPVIQDRRVLVAVQHPGEADGASVEKPASTWPDGAGKLVRPSVVAVWRADGDDIGV
- a CDS encoding VWA domain-containing protein, which codes for MGILTLLRNAFGRSRKERAAEAEGAEQVPSQEQTASEERDQQSNSTDLTTTPSATTSTTVPSSTTPTPEPTVPSPSPEPTPRPTPTAQVPEPRPATSDEHDLVAAAFDNVTVPKPTRSTASTPTPTPTPPADAETKAETETTSEPEAEVAAEATEATEAEDTAEAEAEEPAAEMVTAKPTVDEPTVDEPTVDEPTVDEPTAETEAEPTADVEAEAEPDTEATVEEPEPVAAATATEPETQATAEEPAETETVPETDSEPNAEATPEPAAEQPTPETATAAAPKTEAEEAAPEADTQPEPVAEETAPETDTQPEPVAEETAPEADTQPEPVTEETAPEADTQPEPVTEETAPEADTQPEPLAAATATDPETVTEPPAEEPAPEATTDPEPVAAATATDPETEASAEEPEPETATDATPDTDAEPVAAATAAEGEGEAELSELVPVAAAESGGPAVADDEDTPQGVTDGEDAPQGALAVAGEGTTGEGGAGLGGQAPQGLATAYQAAATVLEATHLTGTRAKLYLVLDRSASMRPYYKDGSAQALAEQTLALAAHLDPEDTKVPVVFFSTEVDGTADLTLTDHENKIDDVHAGLGRMGRTSYHVAVEAVLALHEKSSDPTAPALVVFQTDGAPDAKTPATQSLTEAAKNHPAVFFSFVAFGDPENKAFDYLRKTKLANTSHFLAGETPRELTDAEVYEGILATWRP
- the metG gene encoding methionine--tRNA ligase; the protein is MARHLITSALPYINGIKHLGNMVGSMLPADVYSRYLRQRGHDVLYICATDEHGTPAELAAKEQGLPVAEFCAQAHDAQKAVYDGFALAFDYFGRSSSPQNVEITQHFARRLNENGFIEERAIRQVYSPTDGRFLPDRYVEGTCPHCGYDKARGDQCENCTRVLDPTDLINPRSAISGSTDLEVRETKHLFLLQSKLQHEVEEWVSRHEADWPQLASSIARKWLTEGLHDRAITRDLDWGVPVPADTWPELAAEGKVFYVWFDAPIEYIGATKEWSDLDPENRDWKSWWYEADSGENPVRYTEFMAKDNVPFHTVMFPATELGVREPWKKVDYVKAFNWLTYYGGKFSTSQKRGVFTDQALDILPADYWRYFLIANAPESDDSSFTWEHFTATVNKDLADTLGNFVNRVLSFSKKRFGEEVPAGSAPGEAETKLGEQIAELLAEYESQMEALQFRKAAAALRALWSAGNSYLEEKAPWLEIKTDKDGAALTLRTAMNLIHLYAVVSEPFIPSTAKTMREAFSLSDDTATWVTPDEAKALTTVPAGTPFTVPPVLFAKLTDEDLQAYKERFGGTEG